GCTGTATCCTTTCTATCTCTCTTGTGCAGATGAGGCACTAAGAATCCGATACTAGAAGAGATGACCACCCCGGTGATCACATCGCTAGGAAAGTGTTTCCCTGCCTGGACCCGCAGATAGCCGGTAGTCAGTGTACTGGCCGCTGCCACACCCCAGAGGGCGTATCGCAGATCGGAATCCGGATTGAGGTCATGAAAGGTCTTGGCTACGAATACCGTACTCACGGCTACCATGGATGGATGGCCTCCATAGAATGAATTCCTTGCATGTAAGCTTCTACGGTCGTCTTGAAGTTCTTGATTATCCGGTTCATCGAATTTGTATACATAAGGTCTGAATCGACTGGTATTCCCGGCAGCAGTGGCATATCCGGCCGCGGCCAGTGCCAGGGCCTCCACGTACATGGTCCCGATAGTACCCGCTTCACTACGGGCTTCTTGGTCCAGAAGAAGGATGAGCCCATAAGGGAAAGCTCCGTAGAACAGGATGTCACTATGCTCCTCTGCCTTGATCGAGTAATTCCCTGCAAAACTGCGGTCGAAGCGATTGATTCCGTCCACAGAAAGGCCGGCCAAGGTCTCATCATCGATGGGATCCTGCTCTGAGATCATGGAGAATCCGTAACCGGTGAGTGCTCCCGCACCTGCGATCACTGGCGCATCGATGGCCCAGTTCAATTCATAGACATTTCCAGATTGCTGGGCCTGCTGACTTAAAGGAATGAGAAGAGCGATCAAGAAGAATATGGGTGTCTGGAGGAATCGGACAAAGGAATTTTTCATGGTAGTGGCTTTAGGTCTGTAGATGCACTACGAGTGCCAAATCCCATCATTCTCTTGCGAAGCAATTGAGC
This DNA window, taken from Flavobacteriales bacterium, encodes the following:
- a CDS encoding phosphatase PAP2 family protein, translating into MKNSFVRFLQTPIFFLIALLIPLSQQAQQSGNVYELNWAIDAPVIAGAGALTGYGFSMISEQDPIDDETLAGLSVDGINRFDRSFAGNYSIKAEEHSDILFYGAFPYGLILLLDQEARSEAGTIGTMYVEALALAAAGYATAAGNTSRFRPYVYKFDEPDNQELQDDRRSLHARNSFYGGHPSMVAVSTVFVAKTFHDLNPDSDLRYALWGVAAASTLTTGYLRVQAGKHFPSDVITGVVISSSIGFLVPHLHKRDRKDTALQILPYTGEHTGILLSKRF